The Candidatus Krumholzibacteriia bacterium DNA window GCAACGGCGACACGGCGAACAAGATCGGCACCTTCGGCGTGGCGCTGGCGGCGCGGCGCTGCGGCATACCGTTCTACGTCGCGGCGCCGTCGACCACCTTCGACCTGTCGCTCGCGAGCGGCCGGGACATCCCGATCGAGGAGAGGGCGGCGAGCGAGGTGACCACGGGTGCCGCAGGGCGGAGCACTCCGGCAGGCGTGGAGGCGTACAACCCTGCCTTCGACGTCACCCCGGCGGATCTGATCACCGCCATCGTGCACGAAGGCGGCGTCGTGCGCCCGCCCTACGAGGAGTCGCTGCCGGCGAGCCTGGCGGAGCTCGGCGCGGCCGCACCGCGGCGGCGAGGGTGAGGCAGGGCGCGGTGGACGCTCCAGCGCTCGGCCGCCCGGCTTCGTACGGCGACTTCGTGCTCGGACGCCGCGTCGCCCTCATCGATGCCATGTGCTCGCCCGCCTTCCGCGGCGCCAGGCTCCTCGATGTGGGCTGCGGCAACGGCGCGCAAACCGTCCGCTTCTTGGATCGCTTCCGGAGCATCGTCGGTCTCGACGTCGTTCCCGCGCACCTCGATGAGTTCCGCCGCGCCTTGCGCAGCTTCGCGGGCGCGCCTTGCCACCCAGTGCTCTACGACGGCGGCAGCATGCCTTTCCAAGACGCCGCGTTCGACACCGTGCTCTGCATCGAGACCCTCGAGCACGCCGCCGACGAGCACCGGCTCCTCGGCGAGATCCGTCGGGTGCTCCGCCCGGGCGGCAGGCTCGTGCTCTCGGTGCCGCACAAGTGGTGGATCTTCGAGACCCACGGCGCCAATCTGCCCCTCCTGCCTTGGAACCGGGTGCCCTTCTTTTCCTGGTTGCCACGGGATCTGCACCGGCGCTTCGCCCGAGCCCGCATCTATACCCGCGGCGACATCGTCGGTCTGCTGGGGCGCGCCGGCTTCGAGATCCGCACCTCGCGCTACCTCACGGCGCCGATGGACGTGATCCGCCACCGCGGCCTGGCCAGCCTGCTGCGCTCGACACTCTTCCGCGGGCCCGGGACGCGGGTGCCGGTGCTCTCCACCTCGGTGTTCGTCGTGGCCCAACGCCCCTAGGCCAGGGGAGCGACGGCAGGCCGGCGCCGGGGGCGGTCGGGAACGGCACCCGGGGCCAGACCGACGCCTCGGCGCGGCTCCTCGGACCCGCCGCGCCTCGCCCCTCTGCCCCTCTCCCCGGCCAGGTGCGCTTGACGGCCCCTGGAGCCCCTGCTAAGGTGGCGGGCTGCTGTTGTTCAGCATGGAGGAAGTGGCATGAAAACCCACGTGGTACGGGCGCGCGACATCGAGCACAAGTGGGTGCTCATCGACGCCGAGGGCCGAGTCCTCGGCCGAGTCGCCTCGCACGTGGCCAATCTGCTGCGCGGCAAGGGCAAGCCCCAGTACACGCCGCACCTGGATCAGGGCGACCACGTGGTCGTCACCAATGCGGCGAAGGTGCGCATCACCGGGGACAAGCTGCAGCAGAAGAAGTACTACAAGCATTCGGGTTATCCCGGCGGCTTGCGCGTGCGCAGCATGCGCGAGCTCATGGAGAGCCGACCCGAGGAAGTCATCATGCGGGCTGTGCGCGGCATGCTGCCGGCGACGAAGCTCGGGCGTGCCCAATTGACACGCCTGCGCGTCTACGCCGGACCCGAGCATCGCCAGCAAGCCCAGTCGCCGGCACCTTTCGAGCTGGAGTGAATGAATGGCGAAGCCACTGTATGCCACCGGACGCCGCAAGGAGGCCATCGCGCGCGTACGCCTGACTCCCGGCAGCGGCAACCTGTTGGTGAACGGCCGCGCCTTGCGCGACTACCTGCACCGCGACTCGCTGGTGCGCCAGGTGATGCAGCCGTTCGAGGTGGCCCAGGCCGCGACGAGCTTCGATCTGGTGGCGCGGGTGCGCGGCGGCGGCAGCACCGGACAAGCCGGGGCGCTCCGCCTCGGTGTCGCCCGGGCGTTGTTGAAGCACGATCCGGAGCTCCGCAAGCCGCTGCGCAAGATCGGCCTGCTGACCCGTGATCCGCGGATGAAGGAGCGCAAGAAGTACGGGCTCCGCGGCGCCCGGCGCGCCTTCCAGTTCTCCAAGCGCTGATCGACACCGCTCGACCGCACGGCGGAGCAGCCGCCGTGAGGGAGCGGAATTCACACGGCGAGCCGCCCCTGTCTCCCCTACGGTGCCGCTTCGTGCGGTCGGGGAGCAGGTCGCCGGAGGATCAACCGAAAGGAGCAGGCATGCCTGCCGCCGCCCCTGCCATCAAGGATCTCCTGGAAGCCGGCGCGCACTTCGGGCACCAGACCCGGCGCTGGAACCCCAAGATGAAGCCGTTCATCTTCATCGAGCGGAACGGCATCCACATCATCGATCTGCAGAAAACCGTGGCCTGTGCCGAGCGCGCCTACACGGCAGTGAAGGCCGCCTCGGAGCGCAGCGAGCCGGTGCTCTTCGTG harbors:
- a CDS encoding methyltransferase domain-containing protein encodes the protein MDAPALGRPASYGDFVLGRRVALIDAMCSPAFRGARLLDVGCGNGAQTVRFLDRFRSIVGLDVVPAHLDEFRRALRSFAGAPCHPVLYDGGSMPFQDAAFDTVLCIETLEHAADEHRLLGEIRRVLRPGGRLVLSVPHKWWIFETHGANLPLLPWNRVPFFSWLPRDLHRRFARARIYTRGDIVGLLGRAGFEIRTSRYLTAPMDVIRHRGLASLLRSTLFRGPGTRVPVLSTSVFVVAQRP
- the rplM gene encoding 50S ribosomal protein L13, producing MKTHVVRARDIEHKWVLIDAEGRVLGRVASHVANLLRGKGKPQYTPHLDQGDHVVVTNAAKVRITGDKLQQKKYYKHSGYPGGLRVRSMRELMESRPEEVIMRAVRGMLPATKLGRAQLTRLRVYAGPEHRQQAQSPAPFELE
- the rpsI gene encoding 30S ribosomal protein S9; amino-acid sequence: MAKPLYATGRRKEAIARVRLTPGSGNLLVNGRALRDYLHRDSLVRQVMQPFEVAQAATSFDLVARVRGGGSTGQAGALRLGVARALLKHDPELRKPLRKIGLLTRDPRMKERKKYGLRGARRAFQFSKR